The following are encoded together in the Streptomyces sp. NBC_00358 genome:
- a CDS encoding GntR family transcriptional regulator, with amino-acid sequence MTFGEQPAYLRVAGDLRKKIVDGSLPPHTRLPSQARIREEYGVSDTVALEARKVLMAEGLVEGRSGSGTYVRERPVPRRVARSGYRPDSGATPFRQEQADLAVRGTWESRSRQVEASGAIAERLAIQPGDRVMCTNYVYRDGGEAMMLSTSWEPLAVTGRTPVMLPEEGPLGGMGVVERMAAIDVIVDNVTEEVGARPGLAEELLALGGVPGHVVVVIQRTFYASGRPVETADVVVPADRYRIAYHLPVK; translated from the coding sequence GTGACTTTCGGTGAGCAGCCGGCGTACTTGCGTGTCGCGGGTGATCTCCGCAAGAAGATCGTCGACGGCTCGCTGCCACCGCACACCCGGCTCCCCTCGCAGGCCAGGATCCGCGAGGAGTACGGCGTCTCGGACACGGTCGCCCTGGAGGCGCGCAAGGTGCTGATGGCCGAGGGGCTGGTCGAGGGCCGCTCCGGGTCGGGCACCTACGTGCGGGAGCGGCCGGTGCCGCGCCGCGTGGCCCGCTCCGGATACCGGCCGGACAGCGGCGCCACCCCGTTCCGCCAGGAGCAGGCCGACCTCGCCGTGCGCGGCACCTGGGAGTCCCGCAGCCGGCAGGTGGAGGCGAGCGGAGCCATCGCCGAGCGGCTGGCCATCCAGCCGGGCGACCGCGTGATGTGCACGAACTACGTCTACCGGGACGGCGGCGAGGCGATGATGCTCTCCACCTCGTGGGAGCCGCTCGCCGTCACCGGGCGTACGCCGGTGATGCTTCCCGAGGAGGGGCCGCTCGGCGGCATGGGGGTCGTCGAGCGCATGGCGGCCATCGACGTGATCGTGGACAACGTCACGGAGGAGGTGGGCGCGCGTCCCGGCCTCGCCGAGGAACTCCTCGCTCTGGGTGGCGTACCGGGGCATGTGGTCGTCGTCATCCAGCGGACCTTCTACGCCTCGGGCCGTCCGGTGGAGACGGCGGACGTGGTCGTCCCGGCGGACCGGTACCGGATCGCCTACCACCTGCCGGTGAAGTGA
- a CDS encoding fumarate reductase/succinate dehydrogenase flavoprotein subunit — protein MSVVDRQEWDVVVVGAGGAGLRAAIEARERGARTAVICKSLFGKAHTVMAEGGIAAAMGNVNSGDNWQVHFRDTLRGGKFLNQWRMAELHAREAPDRVWELETWGALFDRTRDGRISQRNFGGHEYPRLAHVGDRTGLELIRTLQQKIVSLQQEDMKETGDYESRLKVYQECTVTRILKDGERVSGTFCYERESGRFFVLEAPSVVIATGGIGKSFKVTSNSWEYTGDGHALALLAGAPLLNMEFVQFHPTGMVWPPSVKGILVTESVRGDGGVLRNSEGKRFMFDYIPDVFKEKYAQSEDEGDRWYEDPDHNRRPPELLPRDEVARAINSEVKAGRGSPHGGVFLDVSTRMPAEVIKRRLPSMYHQFKELADVDITAEAMEVGPTCHYVMGGIAVDSDTAAAREVPGLFAAGEVAGGMHGSNRLGGNSLSDLLVFGRRAGWHAAEYAAGPTGDGSRPPLDEAQIDAAAAEALRPFSAEGPESVPAASADGSPAPGARPPENPYTLHQELQQTMNDLVGIIRREGEMERALEKLAELRVRARRAGVEGHRQFNPGWHLSLDLRNMLLVSECVARAALERTESRGGHTREDHPAMERSWRRINLLCRLTDPTGGLAATDPVAGQIDLANETTQPIRPDLLALFEKEELVKYLAEEELYE, from the coding sequence ATGTCCGTGGTCGATCGACAGGAGTGGGACGTCGTCGTGGTCGGTGCCGGCGGCGCCGGACTGCGCGCCGCCATCGAGGCACGCGAGCGCGGCGCCCGTACGGCGGTGATCTGCAAGTCGCTGTTCGGCAAGGCGCACACCGTGATGGCCGAGGGCGGTATCGCGGCCGCGATGGGCAACGTGAACTCCGGCGACAACTGGCAGGTCCACTTCCGCGACACCCTGCGCGGCGGCAAGTTCCTCAACCAGTGGCGGATGGCCGAGCTGCACGCCCGGGAAGCCCCGGACCGGGTATGGGAGTTGGAGACCTGGGGCGCGCTCTTCGACCGTACGAGGGACGGGCGGATCTCGCAGCGCAACTTCGGCGGCCACGAGTATCCGCGCCTCGCCCACGTCGGCGACCGCACCGGACTCGAACTGATCCGCACGCTCCAGCAGAAGATCGTGTCCCTCCAGCAGGAGGACATGAAGGAGACCGGTGACTACGAGTCGCGCCTGAAGGTCTATCAGGAGTGCACCGTCACCAGGATCCTGAAGGACGGCGAGCGCGTCTCGGGGACCTTCTGCTACGAGCGCGAGTCCGGCCGCTTCTTCGTCCTCGAAGCGCCGTCCGTCGTGATCGCCACCGGCGGCATCGGCAAGTCCTTCAAGGTGACGTCCAACTCGTGGGAGTACACGGGCGACGGACACGCTCTGGCCCTGCTCGCCGGAGCGCCGCTGCTGAACATGGAGTTCGTGCAGTTCCATCCGACCGGCATGGTCTGGCCGCCGTCGGTCAAGGGCATCCTCGTCACCGAGTCCGTGCGCGGAGACGGCGGGGTGCTCCGCAACTCCGAGGGCAAGCGGTTCATGTTCGACTACATCCCCGACGTCTTCAAGGAGAAGTACGCGCAGTCGGAGGACGAGGGAGACCGCTGGTACGAGGACCCGGACCACAACCGGCGGCCACCGGAGCTGCTGCCCCGCGACGAGGTCGCGCGCGCGATCAACTCCGAGGTGAAGGCGGGCCGCGGCTCCCCCCACGGCGGCGTCTTCCTCGACGTGTCGACCCGGATGCCCGCCGAGGTGATCAAGCGCCGGCTCCCGTCCATGTACCACCAGTTCAAGGAGCTCGCCGACGTCGACATCACGGCGGAGGCCATGGAGGTCGGGCCCACCTGCCACTACGTGATGGGCGGCATCGCGGTCGACTCGGACACGGCGGCGGCCCGCGAGGTGCCCGGGCTGTTCGCGGCCGGGGAGGTGGCGGGCGGTATGCACGGCTCCAACCGGCTGGGCGGCAACTCCCTTTCCGACCTGCTGGTGTTCGGGCGGCGGGCCGGGTGGCACGCGGCCGAGTACGCGGCCGGTCCCACCGGGGACGGCTCGCGCCCTCCGCTGGACGAGGCCCAGATCGACGCGGCCGCCGCGGAGGCGCTGCGGCCCTTCTCGGCCGAGGGACCGGAGTCCGTCCCCGCCGCGTCGGCCGACGGTTCCCCGGCCCCCGGCGCACGCCCGCCGGAGAACCCGTACACCCTGCACCAGGAGCTCCAGCAGACCATGAACGACCTGGTCGGCATCATCCGCCGCGAGGGCGAGATGGAGCGGGCCCTGGAGAAGCTCGCCGAGCTGCGAGTACGGGCGCGCCGGGCCGGCGTGGAGGGCCACCGTCAGTTCAACCCGGGCTGGCACCTCTCGCTGGACCTGCGCAACATGCTCCTGGTCAGCGAGTGCGTGGCACGGGCGGCGCTGGAGCGCACCGAGTCGCGCGGCGGGCACACTCGCGAGGACCACCCGGCGATGGAGCGCTCCTGGCGCCGGATCAACCTCCTGTGCCGGCTCACCGACCCCACGGGCGGGCTGGCCGCCACCGACCCGGTGGCCGGACAGATCGACCTGGCGAACGAGACCACCCAGCCCATCCGCCCCGACCTGCTCGCCCTCTTCGAGAAGGAGGAGCTGGTCAAGTACCTCGCCGAAGAGGAGCTTTACGAGTGA
- a CDS encoding threonine synthase — MTPLPDCFCPADGTRVPAGSLAWCCPVCRGPLDLDFAPTPAPLSSLTGRVNSLWRYAECLPLAAPTISLGEGRTPLVPLVEGVSAKLDFLMPTLSFKDRGAVLLAELALRLGPRQVIADSSGNAGTAVAAYSARAGLPCTVYVPEGTSTKKLEQIEAHGARPRVVRGDREATARAAREAADEDGVFYASHVFNPYFLHGTKTYVHELWEDLGGRLTDVVVVPVGNGTLLLGAALAVAELHAAGLIDRRPALYAVQSAAVAPLARAWSEGADDLVGVTPTAPTFAEGIAIPRPPRARQILRAVRASGGAFLTVTEDQIRHAQTDLAGRGLYVESTGAACWAAVREGALGRREAVVPLCGAGAKTGMARA, encoded by the coding sequence ATGACTCCACTGCCGGACTGCTTCTGCCCCGCGGACGGCACCCGCGTCCCGGCCGGCTCGCTCGCCTGGTGCTGCCCGGTCTGCCGCGGCCCGCTCGATCTGGACTTCGCGCCCACCCCCGCTCCGCTCAGCTCGCTCACCGGGCGGGTGAACTCGCTGTGGCGGTACGCGGAGTGCCTGCCGCTGGCCGCGCCCACCATCAGCCTCGGCGAGGGCCGCACTCCGCTGGTACCGCTCGTCGAGGGCGTCTCCGCCAAGCTGGACTTCCTGATGCCGACGCTGTCGTTCAAGGACCGCGGGGCCGTGCTGCTGGCCGAACTGGCGCTGAGGCTGGGGCCGCGGCAGGTGATCGCCGACAGCAGCGGCAACGCGGGCACGGCGGTCGCCGCGTACAGTGCGCGGGCCGGACTGCCCTGCACGGTGTACGTCCCCGAAGGCACCTCCACGAAGAAGCTGGAGCAGATCGAGGCGCACGGGGCACGGCCGCGGGTGGTCCGGGGCGACCGGGAGGCGACGGCACGGGCCGCGCGCGAGGCGGCCGACGAGGACGGCGTGTTCTACGCCTCGCACGTGTTCAACCCGTACTTCCTGCACGGCACGAAGACCTACGTCCACGAACTCTGGGAGGACCTCGGCGGACGTCTGACGGACGTCGTGGTGGTGCCGGTCGGCAACGGCACGCTGCTCCTCGGCGCGGCCCTCGCCGTCGCCGAACTCCACGCGGCGGGACTGATCGACCGCCGGCCCGCCCTGTACGCCGTCCAGTCCGCCGCGGTCGCCCCGCTGGCCCGCGCCTGGTCCGAGGGCGCCGACGATCTCGTCGGCGTCACCCCGACGGCGCCCACCTTCGCCGAGGGCATCGCGATCCCGCGCCCGCCCCGGGCCCGCCAGATCCTGCGCGCGGTACGCGCCTCGGGGGGCGCCTTCCTGACCGTGACGGAGGACCAGATCCGTCACGCCCAGACGGATCTGGCGGGACGCGGACTGTACGTGGAGTCCACGGGAGCGGCCTGCTGGGCGGCGGTACGAGAGGGCGCCCTCGGCCGACGGGAGGCCGTGGTACCGCTGTGCGGAGCCGGGGCGAAGACGGGCATGGCGCGCGCCTGA
- a CDS encoding ATP-binding protein, with protein MGGFLVWEVIGLIDTEGDCAEWTFPAEPGAVRTARAVVRGQLRDWGLDSLGDIAALLVSELVTNSLRHATGPIGVRLVRPEGVPGSLRVEVSDPLPDPPRERAADTSDESGRGLQLVAGSCRRWGTRPADTGKTVWFELAVPG; from the coding sequence ATGGGTGGGTTCCTGGTCTGGGAAGTGATCGGCTTGATCGACACCGAAGGCGACTGCGCAGAGTGGACCTTTCCCGCGGAGCCCGGTGCCGTCCGCACCGCCCGCGCCGTCGTCCGGGGACAACTGCGCGATTGGGGGCTCGACTCCCTCGGCGACATCGCCGCGCTGCTGGTCAGTGAACTGGTGACGAACTCCCTCCGTCATGCGACGGGCCCGATCGGCGTCCGTCTGGTGCGTCCCGAGGGCGTGCCGGGCTCGCTCCGCGTCGAGGTCTCCGACCCGTTGCCGGACCCGCCCCGCGAACGGGCCGCCGACACCTCGGACGAGAGCGGCCGCGGCCTCCAGCTCGTGGCCGGCTCGTGCAGGCGCTGGGGCACCCGGCCCGCGGACACCGGCAAGACCGTCTGGTTCGAGCTGGCCGTGCCGGGCTGA
- a CDS encoding DUF4190 domain-containing protein, protein MAIPPPPGPQQPEGQYPPPGTPPGAPGSSPGAHPPPYPHAPYPQGPYPQGPYQRGAYPQDPYQQGQSPYAGPYRTWGQGYSPYNRPAPFNGLAIAALVLGILCFLPGVGIVLGIVALVQIKKRGERGKGMAVGGIVMSSIGVLLLALMVAGGGGDIWSGVQEGAGTGGSAFSLHKGQCFNAPGDTLEGLAYDVDTVPCSGKHDAEVFAATTANGDSFPGDSAVSAEAGDKCYALMDTYAMDGWAVPDDVDVYYFTPTRQSWREGDREITCMFGNTDKQGTLTGSLRKDATNLDADQLAYLKAARILNRAMDSAPDKAYVEDDLPGHKKWATRVSRALAEQAGLLRGHTFAPAASGRVAAVAKNLDRSRKEWSKAADASDADTFYRHYEKAMKLIDADKTVTTRKALGLATTPPKYDQGGGGDNGGEGGAGIEV, encoded by the coding sequence GTGGCCATACCCCCGCCGCCCGGGCCGCAGCAGCCAGAGGGGCAGTATCCGCCGCCCGGAACGCCGCCAGGCGCACCGGGGTCGTCGCCCGGCGCCCACCCGCCTCCGTATCCCCACGCTCCGTACCCCCAGGGCCCCTACCCCCAAGGCCCGTACCAGCGAGGTGCGTACCCCCAAGACCCGTACCAGCAAGGCCAGTCCCCGTACGCGGGTCCGTACCGGACCTGGGGGCAGGGCTACTCCCCGTACAACCGGCCGGCGCCCTTCAACGGGCTCGCGATAGCGGCGCTGGTTCTCGGCATCCTCTGCTTCCTGCCCGGGGTCGGGATCGTGCTCGGGATCGTGGCGCTCGTCCAGATCAAGAAGCGTGGCGAGCGGGGCAAGGGGATGGCGGTGGGCGGCATCGTGATGTCGTCGATCGGGGTCCTGCTGCTCGCGCTCATGGTCGCCGGGGGAGGGGGCGACATCTGGTCCGGAGTCCAGGAGGGCGCGGGCACCGGCGGCAGCGCGTTCTCCCTGCACAAGGGCCAGTGCTTCAACGCGCCGGGTGACACCTTGGAAGGCCTTGCCTACGACGTCGACACGGTGCCCTGCTCCGGGAAGCACGACGCCGAGGTCTTCGCCGCGACGACCGCGAACGGCGACTCCTTCCCCGGCGACTCCGCGGTCTCCGCCGAAGCCGGCGACAAGTGCTACGCGCTCATGGACACGTACGCGATGGACGGCTGGGCCGTGCCGGACGACGTCGACGTCTACTACTTCACGCCGACTCGGCAGAGCTGGCGCGAAGGTGACCGCGAGATCACCTGCATGTTCGGGAACACCGACAAGCAGGGCACGCTGACCGGCTCGCTGCGCAAGGACGCCACGAACCTCGACGCGGACCAGCTCGCCTATCTCAAGGCCGCGCGGATCCTCAACAGGGCGATGGACTCGGCTCCGGACAAGGCGTACGTCGAGGACGATCTGCCGGGTCACAAGAAGTGGGCGACCAGGGTCTCGCGTGCGCTCGCCGAGCAGGCGGGGCTGCTCCGCGGCCACACGTTCGCGCCCGCCGCGAGCGGGCGCGTCGCGGCTGTGGCCAAGAACCTCGACCGGTCCCGGAAGGAGTGGTCGAAGGCCGCGGACGCGTCGGACGCGGACACCTTCTACCGGCACTACGAAAAGGCGATGAAACTCATCGACGCGGACAAGACCGTCACCACCCGCAAGGCTCTGGGGCTCGCCACCACCCCGCCGAAGTACGACCAGGGCGGGGGCGGCGATAACGGTGGCGAAGGCGGCGCCGGAATCGAGGTGTGA
- a CDS encoding SPOR domain-containing protein, translated as MNDGTITLPWLVIRQDDNGNRYRVGRYATRAEAQKIADSLDDRGHKQLYWVERIGQNGTR; from the coding sequence ATGAACGACGGCACGATCACGCTTCCCTGGCTCGTCATACGGCAGGACGACAACGGCAACCGCTACCGCGTGGGCAGGTACGCGACCCGCGCCGAGGCTCAGAAGATCGCGGACAGCCTCGACGACCGCGGGCACAAACAGCTCTACTGGGTCGAGCGGATCGGGCAGAACGGAACCCGCTGA
- a CDS encoding succinate dehydrogenase/fumarate reductase iron-sulfur subunit, whose translation MSSYEARFKVWRGDVKGGGLKDFEVEVNDGEVVLDIIHRLQATQAPDLAVRWNCKAGKCGSCSAEVNGRPRLMCMTRMSVFTREETITVTPLRAFPVVRDLVTDVGFNYDKAREVPAFVPPAGVGPGEYRMMQEDVDRSQEFRKCIECFLCQDTCHVVRDHEENKPAFAGPRFLMRVAELDMHPLDAAAESGLDRKRTAQDEHGLGYCNITKCCTEVCPEGIKITDNALIPLKERAVDRKYDPLVWLGSKIGRRRT comes from the coding sequence GTGAGCAGCTATGAGGCCCGCTTCAAGGTGTGGCGCGGAGACGTGAAGGGCGGCGGCCTGAAGGACTTCGAGGTCGAGGTCAACGACGGCGAGGTGGTGCTGGACATCATCCACCGGCTCCAGGCCACCCAGGCCCCCGACCTCGCCGTGCGCTGGAACTGCAAGGCGGGCAAGTGCGGTTCGTGCTCCGCGGAGGTCAACGGCAGGCCGCGGCTGATGTGTATGACGCGGATGTCGGTGTTCACCCGGGAGGAGACGATCACCGTCACCCCGCTGCGCGCGTTCCCGGTCGTACGGGATCTGGTGACCGACGTCGGCTTCAACTACGACAAGGCGCGGGAGGTCCCCGCCTTCGTGCCGCCCGCCGGTGTCGGCCCCGGTGAGTACCGGATGATGCAGGAGGACGTCGACCGTTCGCAGGAGTTCCGCAAGTGCATCGAGTGCTTCCTCTGCCAGGACACCTGTCATGTCGTGCGTGACCACGAGGAGAACAAGCCGGCGTTCGCCGGACCGCGCTTCCTGATGCGGGTGGCGGAGCTGGACATGCACCCGCTGGACGCGGCGGCGGAGTCCGGCCTGGACCGCAAACGCACGGCCCAGGACGAGCACGGCCTCGGCTACTGCAACATCACCAAGTGCTGCACGGAGGTCTGCCCCGAGGGCATCAAGATCACGGACAACGCGCTGATCCCCTTGAAGGAACGGGCCGTCGACCGCAAGTACGACCCGCTCGTGTGGCTGGGGTCGAAGATCGGCAGACGGCGGACGTAG
- a CDS encoding SpoIIE family protein phosphatase: protein MSEIPAKATESEDPSDGARADAAGDTARTVPGDAADGTGEGVGGAVAGPADGAIGEVPPGDAMWQSSPPGSIYDYIKAASFSIGADGLVDQWSLRAEQIFGISAEQAVGMDPIEAFVPADWRESGQRKMAEILDGREWTGLVPFRMPASEDATTDGESAEGLAEVYVMPTTTEHGERAALCIVVDVRTLRNIETDLAASQAIFGQSPFGFLLIDTDLRVRRANQRFASIFGGGVDDHRGKGVHDYLPRAEAERVTAVLRRVLETGDSITDMHVTGQVPGSDERRHWSINLYRVHSGSGRPIGIAWLGTDITSRRAAAREAAAARRNLALLNEAGARIGNSLDLETTARELLDVVVPGFCDLATVDLYQGLLAGDEAPPGLVDGSAELRRVAFASAVSDAPFAGGPAPVAVGAVHHYPFNSPCADALRTARPQHVPAEDGGLIHSTLAVPMVAHDTVVGLAQFSRTKGSEPFGERDRALAVELAARAAVCIDNARLYRREHERALILQRSLLPPGDPEASGLDIACRYLPGNAATEVGGDWFDVIELPGHRTALVVGDVMGRGLRAAVAMGELRTAVRTLALLDLEPAEVLSALDEIARGLGTPGGVQQATRTARQPRDADLSEVYLATCVYAVYDSVTRRCTFANAGHLPPVLVEPGETALMLDVPPGMPLGVGGEPFEEVEVELPEGALLALYTDGLVESRDHPLDEGLQAFVGALTDPSRPLEDVCDHVLNTLDTHHGEDDIALLMARVQGLPADSVGDWTLPREPRSVGRAREYARTQLVAWNLEPLVDTTELLVSELVTNALRYGEGEIRLRLLLDRTLVCEVWDAGLVQPRRRRARDTDEGGRGLQLVGLLSAGWGSRRTPRGKTVWFELPLPDGETGLTDPAEALLSLF, encoded by the coding sequence GTGAGCGAGATACCAGCGAAGGCCACGGAGTCCGAGGACCCGTCGGACGGCGCGAGGGCTGATGCGGCGGGCGATACGGCGCGCACGGTTCCCGGTGACGCCGCGGACGGCACGGGCGAAGGAGTGGGCGGCGCGGTGGCCGGCCCGGCCGACGGCGCGATCGGCGAGGTGCCGCCGGGGGACGCGATGTGGCAGAGCAGTCCACCCGGTTCGATCTACGACTACATCAAGGCCGCGTCCTTCTCCATCGGCGCCGACGGGCTGGTCGACCAGTGGAGTCTGCGGGCCGAGCAGATCTTCGGCATCTCCGCCGAGCAGGCCGTCGGCATGGACCCCATCGAGGCGTTCGTGCCCGCGGACTGGCGTGAGTCCGGTCAGCGCAAGATGGCGGAGATCCTGGACGGCCGCGAGTGGACCGGCCTGGTGCCCTTCCGGATGCCCGCCTCCGAGGACGCCACCACGGACGGCGAGAGCGCCGAGGGCCTCGCCGAGGTCTATGTGATGCCGACCACGACCGAGCACGGCGAGCGTGCCGCCCTGTGCATCGTCGTGGACGTACGCACCCTGCGGAACATCGAGACGGATCTCGCCGCCTCGCAGGCGATTTTCGGTCAATCTCCGTTCGGATTCCTGCTGATCGACACCGACCTCCGGGTCCGGCGCGCCAACCAGCGGTTCGCCTCCATCTTCGGCGGCGGCGTCGACGACCACCGCGGCAAGGGGGTCCACGACTACCTCCCGCGCGCGGAGGCCGAGCGGGTGACGGCGGTCCTGCGCCGGGTCCTGGAGACCGGCGACTCCATCACGGACATGCACGTCACCGGGCAGGTGCCCGGTTCCGACGAGCGCCGCCACTGGTCCATCAACCTCTACCGGGTGCACAGCGGAAGCGGGCGCCCCATCGGGATCGCCTGGCTCGGAACCGACATCACCTCCCGTCGCGCCGCCGCCCGGGAAGCGGCCGCGGCACGGCGAAATCTCGCCCTTCTGAACGAGGCGGGCGCCCGCATAGGCAACTCCCTCGACCTGGAGACCACCGCACGCGAACTCCTCGACGTCGTCGTCCCCGGCTTCTGCGACCTCGCGACGGTCGATCTGTACCAGGGTCTGCTGGCCGGCGACGAGGCCCCGCCAGGACTCGTGGACGGGAGCGCCGAACTCCGCCGGGTGGCCTTCGCCAGCGCCGTCTCCGACGCGCCCTTCGCCGGCGGCCCGGCACCCGTCGCCGTCGGCGCGGTCCACCACTACCCGTTCAACTCGCCCTGCGCGGACGCCCTGCGCACCGCGCGGCCGCAGCACGTGCCCGCCGAGGACGGCGGCCTCATCCATTCCACGCTCGCGGTCCCGATGGTCGCCCACGACACCGTCGTCGGACTCGCCCAGTTCTCCCGTACGAAGGGCAGCGAGCCGTTCGGGGAACGCGACCGGGCCCTGGCCGTGGAGCTGGCGGCCCGCGCGGCCGTCTGTATCGACAACGCGCGCCTCTACCGCCGCGAGCACGAACGCGCCCTCATCCTGCAGCGGTCCCTGCTGCCCCCGGGCGACCCCGAGGCCTCCGGCCTCGACATCGCCTGCCGCTATCTGCCGGGCAACGCGGCGACGGAGGTCGGCGGCGACTGGTTCGACGTCATCGAACTCCCCGGCCACCGCACGGCCCTCGTGGTGGGCGACGTGATGGGCCGCGGGCTGCGCGCCGCGGTGGCGATGGGTGAACTCCGCACTGCGGTACGCACTTTGGCCCTGCTCGATCTCGAACCCGCCGAAGTCCTCTCGGCGCTGGACGAGATCGCGCGCGGCCTCGGCACCCCCGGAGGGGTCCAGCAGGCCACCCGCACGGCCCGCCAGCCCCGCGACGCCGACCTCTCCGAGGTGTACCTCGCGACCTGCGTGTACGCCGTCTACGACTCCGTGACCCGCCGGTGCACCTTCGCCAACGCCGGCCATCTGCCCCCCGTGCTGGTCGAGCCCGGTGAGACCGCGCTGATGCTCGACGTGCCGCCCGGGATGCCGCTCGGGGTGGGCGGCGAGCCCTTCGAGGAGGTGGAGGTCGAACTGCCCGAAGGGGCCCTGTTGGCGCTCTACACGGATGGACTGGTCGAATCGCGCGACCACCCCCTCGACGAGGGCCTCCAGGCGTTCGTCGGCGCCCTCACCGATCCCTCCAGGCCGCTGGAGGACGTCTGCGACCACGTCCTCAACACCCTCGACACCCACCACGGCGAGGACGACATCGCCCTGCTCATGGCGCGCGTCCAGGGGCTGCCCGCCGACTCCGTCGGCGACTGGACCCTGCCCCGCGAGCCGCGCAGCGTGGGGCGGGCCCGTGAGTACGCGCGCACCCAGCTCGTCGCCTGGAACCTGGAGCCCCTCGTCGACACGACGGAACTGTTGGTCAGCGAACTGGTGACGAACGCCCTGCGGTACGGCGAGGGCGAGATCCGGCTGCGGCTGCTGCTCGACCGCACCCTCGTCTGCGAGGTCTGGGACGCCGGCCTCGTCCAGCCGCGCCGCCGCCGCGCCCGTGACACCGACGAGGGCGGCCGGGGCCTGCAGCTCGTCGGCCTCCTCTCCGCCGGGTGGGGCTCGCGCCGGACCCCGCGGGGCAAGACCGTGTGGTTCGAACTCCCGCTGCCGGACGGGGAGACGGGGCTGACGGACCCGGCGGAGGCGTTGCTGAGCCTGTTCTGA
- a CDS encoding (deoxy)nucleoside triphosphate pyrophosphohydrolase — MTERIVVVGGALVRDGRLLAARRSAPPDLAGRWELPGGKVEPGETPESALVRELREELGVDAEALERVPGEWPLKPGYVLVVWAARLLPGSAEPAALQDHDELRWLAPADVWGVDWLDQDVPAVKGALPWLDPGA, encoded by the coding sequence ATGACGGAACGGATCGTGGTGGTCGGAGGTGCCCTGGTGCGCGACGGGCGCCTGCTCGCCGCCCGCCGTAGTGCGCCCCCCGACCTGGCAGGGCGCTGGGAGTTGCCGGGCGGCAAGGTCGAGCCCGGCGAGACCCCCGAGAGCGCCCTCGTGCGCGAGCTGCGCGAAGAACTCGGCGTCGACGCGGAAGCGCTGGAGCGCGTCCCCGGCGAGTGGCCCCTGAAGCCCGGATACGTGCTGGTGGTGTGGGCCGCCCGGCTGCTGCCCGGCTCGGCCGAGCCCGCGGCCCTTCAGGATCACGACGAGCTGCGCTGGCTGGCACCCGCGGACGTGTGGGGCGTGGACTGGCTGGACCAGGACGTACCGGCGGTCAAGGGCGCGCTGCCGTGGCTCGACCCGGGCGCCTGA